The sequence below is a genomic window from Oncorhynchus nerka isolate Pitt River unplaced genomic scaffold, Oner_Uvic_2.0 unplaced_scaffold_1948, whole genome shotgun sequence.
CCCTTTTCTCCACCTTGGCCATTTGGATCTAGTGCCAGATCATGCTGGAATGTTCCAAGCAGCCAGAGAACCCTGATATTCCTGCCTTCTGTACAGATGTATCGACATACGCATTCCTTTGCAGGTACTCAGCCATCCTCTGGGCAATGACCCTAAAGAAGATTTGGGCGGAATTGGCTGATGTTCACTGCATCCTTCTCCTTAGGGATCAGGACCACGCCTGCCCTACGCCACACTTTGGGTATTATCTTCTTTTGCCAAGCTGTTCTCATAAGCCTCCAGAGGAACCTCAGGACGTCTGGTGCGTTCTTATACACTTTGTACGGGACTCCATTTGGCCCCGGGGCTGATGCTGTTCTTGCCCGTCGAACTGTGTTTTCCACCTCTTTCCATGTCGGAGGGCTGGTCTCAATATGATGTTCTGGGGGTTCAATGGGTGGGATATCTGATGGGATGGCCAGATGTTTATGTCGCTTTGAGTCAAAGTTTGTTGTTCTCAGGTGCTCCTCTAGgtctttctttgttgtttttagaGCTCCACCTTTTTCCTTCGTGAAGAGACTTTTAAGGAACTTGAAGGGATCTTTATAGAATCAAGTTCTAGTTTGTTCTTTCTTCCTGCGTTTCCGTAGGTTCTCTGCTCTACGGAGGGATGCCAACCGGGTTTTAATGTCAGCCTGAAGTGCCTCTATGCCCTCCTTTTCCACTTCCGAGGCCTTCTTCCACTGTTTCTTAAGCTGTCGCCTTTCTTGAACGAGGCGCTTGATTTCTTGTTGCCCCCTGGAAACTGGTGGGGTTGGAACCTTTCTCCCGCCTTTTGCCTCTTCCACTCCAAATCTTTCTGTCCCGTACTCAAAGATGATGTCCCCCATCCTCTCCAACTTCTTCTCCACTGTGCCTCGAAGTTTCTCGAGGGTCAAGGTAAGGTCAGTATTCACTGTTTCCCACAACTTCTTGTCACTGGCGCCAGGCCACTTCACATACGGTCTGTGCCCTGGTAGTCTCCTCTTGACTGCAGGTCTGGGAGGCTGGGtgattacagttgaagtcagaagtttacatacaccttaaacaatacatttaaactcagtttttcacaactcatgacatttaatcctagtaaaaaatcactttattttaagaatgtgaaatgtcagaataatagtagagagaatgatttatttcagcttttctttcatcacatcccaGTGGGTCAGTGGTTTAcgtacactcagttagtatttggtagcattgcctttacattttttaatttgggtcaaactttttcggtagccttccacaagcttcccacaataagttgggtgaattttggcccactcctcctgacagacctggtgtaactgagtcaggtttgtaggcctccttgctcgcacacgctttttcagttcagcccacaaatgttctataggatatgaggtcaggactttgtgatggcccctctaataccttgactttgttgtccgtaagccattttgccacaacatttatttttcacctttatttaaccaggtaggctagttgagaacaagttctcatttgcaactgcgacctggccaagataaagcgcaattcgacacatacaacaacacagagttacacatggaataaacaaaacatacagtcaataatacagtagaacaaaataaaacaaaatgtctatatacagtgagtgcaaatgaggtaagataagggagttaaggaaataaataggccatggtggcgaagtaattacaatatagcaattaaacactggaatggtagatcggcagaagatgaatgtgcaggtagagatactggggtgcaaaggagcaaaataaataaataaataccagtatggggatgaggtaggtagatgggctgtttacagatgggctgtgtacaggtgcagtgatctgtaagctgctctgacagctggtgcttaaagctagtgagcgagatgtgagtctccagcttcagagatttttgcaatttgttccagtcatgggcagcagagaactgggaggaaagacgaccaaagcaGGAATTGGCTttttggtgaccagtgagatatacctgctggagcgcgtgctgcgagtgggtgctgctatggtgaccagtgagctgagataaggcggggctttacctagcagagacttgtagataacctgtagccagtgggtttggcgacgagtatgaagcgagggccagccaacgagagcatacaggtcgcaatggtgggtagtgtatggggctttggtgacaaaacggatggcactgtgatagactgcatccagtttgttgagtagagtgttggaggcaattttatagatgacatcatcgaggtcgaggatcggtaggatgttcagttttacgagggtatgtttggcagcatgagtgaaggatgctttgttgcgatatagaaagccgattctagatttaattttggattggagatgcttaatatgagtctggaaggagagtttacagtctaaccagacacccaggtatttgtagttgtccacgtaatctaagtcagagccgtccagagtagtgatgctggacaggcgagcgggtgcgggcagtgatcgattgaatagcatgcatttagttttacctgcgtttaagagcagttggaggccacggaaggagagttgtatggcattgaagctcgtctggaggttagttaacacagtgtccaaggagggcccagaagtatacagaatggtgtcgtctgcgtagaggtggatcagagaatcaccagcagcaagagcaacatcattgatgtatacagaaaagagagtcggcccgagaattgaaccctgtgtcacacccatagagactgtcagaggtccgtatggaagtatgcttggggtcattgtcattttagaagacccatttgcaaccaagctttaacttctgatgtcctgagatgttgcttcaatatatccacataattttctttcctcaagatgccatccattttgtgaagtgcaccagtacctcctgcagcaaagcaaccccacaacatgatgctgccacccccatgcttcatggttgggatggtgttcttcggcttgcaagcctcccctttttcctccaaacataacgttggtcattatggccaaacagttcaatttttgtttcatcagaccagaggacatttctccaaaaagtacgatatttgtccccatgtgcagttgcaaaccgtagtctggcttctttaatgcggttttggagcagtggcttcttccttgctgagtggcctttcaggttatgtcgatataggactcgttgtactgtggatatagatacttttggacctgtttcctccagaatcttcacaaggtcctttgctgttgttctgggattgatttgcacttttcgcaccaaagtatcttcatctctaggagacataacgcgtctccttcctgagcggtatgacggctgcgtggtcccatggtgtttatacttgcatactattgtttgtacagatgaatgtggtaccttcaggcatttggaaattactcTCAAGgctgaaccagacatgtggagggcTACaatttatttttctgaggtcttggctgatttattttgatttcccatgatgtcaagcgaagaggcactgagtttgatggtaggccttggtccacaggtacaccttcaattgacttaaatgatgtcaattagcctatcagaagcttctaaagccatgacacaattttatggaattttccaagctgtttaaaggcagtcaacttagtgtatgtaaacttctgacttcaacagtATATTACCTGTGACAGTCAGTTGTTCCATGGAAGCTGTACCCCCATTTCTGCATTCTGTGTTTTAAATCTGAACTTGTACTCAGCTGAATCGTTCTCTCTCAGGTCTGTAATTCTCAGGGTGCAGTCTTTCTCTTTAGTCCCAAGGTACTCAGCACGAACGTGCATACTCTGGCACCGAGGTCAGGATTTTAGGCACCTCATTACATTTCTCTTGTTTAAAACCTCCTAGCACACGGATCCCGCTAGCGGGATCAAATTCGAcgacatccggtgaaattgcagagcgccaaattcaaaatataaaatcgtaatattaaaaattcatgaaaatacaagtgtcttacatgGTTCAAAAGCTTAGAATCTTGGTAATCGAACTGCATAGTATTCGATTGTCTGAGGACAGCGCCTCACATTAGCATATTTTCCATATTTCCCAAACCATCACAGGcatcacaaaataacaaataAAGATACAATGAATCACTTACTTTTGCAgatcctctgtttgcaatcccaagggtcccagctacacaatgaatggttgttttgttcgataaagtccttctttatatcctagAAACGCTGTTTTAGTTGGCTCCATTGAATTCAATAATCCACTCCTTCAACATACATACAAAGGATTCCAAAATGTTACCAGCAAAGTTAATCCAAATaagtcaaacaatgttttttATTAATCCTCAGAATGTCTAACATCTAAAAAAAAAACGATAATATTTCAGACTGAGATTACTATGTCCAATAGGAAAGTAAAAGAATGAAGAATGCTCTTCTGCTGACAATGCAGTTTTTAAAGAAATGTCCTGATGTTTGCAGAGGTCATATTTGCATTGGCGCTCACCTTGGAAAGACTACAAATACttcttcatttaaaaaaacaacaagccTAAAGCCTTGTATaaaactgttgacatctagtggaagccattggAACTGCAACCTGGGAGGCAGAAATTATATCTTCCATTAGTTTCTTCAATTGTTATTGCACTCAACAAAAATATttacgcaacatgcaacaatttgtacgattttactgagttaaagttcatataaagaaatcagtcaatttaaattaatgaattaggccctaatctatagatttcacatgactgggaatacagatctgttggtcacagataccttaaaaaaaaaaggtagtcagtatctggtgtgaccaccatttgcctcatgcagtgcgacatctccttcacataagaCAATAGATTTAATGTATTTTTGTATTGAAGACATGTGTTCTGAAAATTACTAACTGGGACTCAGTGAAACTTCAATTAATAATTATTTATTATCAGCcagctggagaggttccaacaaacttAAAGCACCAGAGTAAACATCGATCTGGAGCTCTTTCAGGGTAGTCTTTAGTTCCCTAAAATACTGcttacacagacaagttatatttgcatgatttacatTATTCATAACTAATTCATCATTAACGTTTGGATCCTGCATGTGACTGGAACTGCATGTGACTGGAACCGTCTCCGATCTTAACATATAGAACATATTCTGGGCCTTCTGCCAAAAGGTCTGAGGGGGTCATGACCGTCTACCCTCATATCTCTACCTACAGGAACCAATGATTGTATGAGACAAGTACAATTCAAGACTCTGTCTTCAGACAACATTTCCCCCACACATGAATATACACCTACCATTGTTGAAGCATTATCCTACATTATTTAATGGATAACAGGAGTTAATGAAATAACATACAGCTCTGaaaaccccccccacacacaggactCCTACTCCAAGACGCTTGATACATATGGATCCAGAGCTGCATATTAGCAACACAGGTTACCATGGTAATCAGACTTAGAGAATGGGAGATAACTCTTTACAAGATgttttttatttaaactttatttaggGATCTGGAACCGGTgcctgagaggagggagataaAAGAAAACATGTTTGTGCTGCATTGTGTTTTTTCAGTGACCCTGAATGAGCAAAGCTCTTTCCACATAGACAGGAATAAGGTTTCTCTCAGTGTGTATTCGCTGGTGTGTAGTCAGGGTGAAATCTAgagcaaaactcttcccacactgatcacagctataaggcttctctccggtgtgtatgcgttggtgttTAGTCAAGTTTCCTGATTGATTGAAGCGCTTCCCACAATgctcacagctataaggtttctctcctgtgtgtatgcgttggtgtcTAGTCAGTTCTAATGATtgattgaagctcttcccacactgatcacagctataaggcttctctcctgtgtgtactcgTTGGTGTGCAATCAGATTGGAATCTcgaacaaaactcttcccacactgatcacagctataaggcttctctcctgtgtgtatgcgttggtgtaTAGTCAGGGGTCCTGATcgattgaagctcttcccacactgatcacagctataaggcttctctcctgtgtgtatgcgttggtgtgtAATCAGGTCTCCTGATCgactgaagctcttcccacactgatcacagctataaggtttctctcctgtgtgtatgcgttggtgtgCAGTCAAGTTTCCTGAATaattgaagctcttcccacactgatcacagctataaggcttctctcctgtgtgtatgcgttggtgtgtGGTCAGCGCTCCTGAATGattgaaactcttcccacactgatcacagctataaggtttctctcctgtgtgtatgtgttggtgtaTAATCAGGGATCCTGAATGattgaaactcttcccacactgatcacagctataaggcttctcccctgtgtgtatgcgttggtgtgtAGTTAGGTGTCCTGACGTATAGAAattcttcccacactgatcacagctataaggcttctctcctgtgtgtattcgctGGTGTGTAGTCAGGTGTCCTGAGGTCCAGAAattcttcccacactgatcacagctataaggcttcacTCCTCTGTGTATACGTTGGTGTGTAGTCAGGGAGAAATCTtgagcaaaactcttcccacactgatcacaactataaggcttctctcctgtgtgtatgcgttggtgtcTAGTCATGGCGCCTGAATTACTGAAGCTTTTCTCACagtgatcacagctataaggcttctctcctgtgtgtatgtgttggtgtgtggtcAGATGTACTAATtgattgaagctcttcccacactgatcacagctataaggcttctctcctgtgtgtatgcgttgaTGTCTAGTCAGGGCTCCTGATTtattgaagctcttcccacactgatcacagctataagactTCTCTCCTTTGTGTACGAGCTGGTGTGTAGTCAGGTCTCCTGACTGATTGAAGCATTTCCCACAATCAAAGCATGGGTAAGGCCTCTCCCCTGTATGAATTCTCTGATGAGATTTTAAGGTTTTAGATGCAGCGAAACTCTTCCCAAAATGAGAGCAGTGGtacggtttctctccagtgtgaatcCGTTTGTGAATGATCAAATCCTTCTGTTTAGCAAAACTcgtcccacagtcagagcagctgtGGTGAGGTTTCTTCCCTATACCTCTAtgctggtgtttcttgaggtgttctgatctggagagactcttctctttcttgtcagcatcatgatgttgaggctccccagatgaTAAGCCCCTCCCACTGAGAGAGCAACGATTAGGGATGTCCCCTGTGAAACAAAGACATTGAATAGTTAGGTTTTGCAAATATGGGTCCATAAACATATGGGGCATTACATGAAATTAATGCTTTTTGCGTTCCTTAGATATTTTCCAGTAataattgtgcaccaatattcaATTTTAAATCTCTGTTATATGAAATAAAGTGCAGAACACATACAGAACACATGGACAATTCAATTAATATGATTTGTAATATGAATAAACAGTTGCTAAAGTGACATTTCTGCATTTTTCATTTacgtctgtccctcattttaaggtctaccctgttacatgaactgaactcttgttttaatatggtgaaactattctttaaaaaaaaaaaggttttcaaAAGAAACactgaacatctaatagtcaaatcagagtaaaagcaggtgagctggttctactctatGGATTTACTGCTGTTTTGTGGTGGGAAACTGAGCATCTCAACCCTTCTATCCAGACACAGACATGATAGAGATGTTTTAACAATAACTTTTTATGTGAAGACTGCATTCAATTACTACTTCCTGTTGCACAATACTAGCTTCCAT
It includes:
- the LOC135567530 gene encoding zinc finger protein 883-like; amino-acid sequence: MTSEIYLLECMLQDKSSPSPSTFPESPGQSPPCTLLLGLVDCRKTPGQSGTERGEEEHGDVISLSKNHGDIPNRCSLSGRGLSSGEPQHHDADKKEKSLSRSEHLKKHQHRGIGKKPHHSCSDCGTSFAKQKDLIIHKRIHTGEKPYHCSHFGKSFAASKTLKSHQRIHTGERPYPCFDCGKCFNQSGDLTTHQLVHKGEKSYSCDQCGKSFNKSGALTRHQRIHTGEKPYSCDQCGKSFNQLVHLTTHQHIHTGEKPYSCDHCEKSFSNSGAMTRHQRIHTGEKPYSCDQCGKSFAQDFSLTTHQRIHRGVKPYSCDQCGKNFWTSGHLTTHQRIHTGEKPYSCDQCGKNFYTSGHLTTHQRIHTGEKPYSCDQCGKSFNHSGSLIIHQHIHTGEKPYSCDQCGKSFNHSGALTTHQRIHTGEKPYSCDQCGKSFNYSGNLTAHQRIHTGEKPYSCDQCGKSFSRSGDLITHQRIHTGEKPYSCDQCGKSFNRSGPLTIHQRIHTGEKPYSCDQCGKSFVRDSNLIAHQRVHTGEKPYSCDQCGKSFNQSLELTRHQRIHTGEKPYSCEHCGKRFNQSGNLTKHQRIHTGEKPYSCDQCGKSFALDFTLTTHQRIHTERNLIPVYVERALLIQGH